In Drosophila santomea strain STO CAGO 1482 chromosome 3L, Prin_Dsan_1.1, whole genome shotgun sequence, a single window of DNA contains:
- the LOC120447825 gene encoding protein new-glue 1-like: MRFSIVFVLSVLGCLLLIQEGSSTTTTSTTTDATTTTTTTASSDTTTTTTDATTTTTTTTTASSSSSSSAEARRRRRARRRRLARQRQRRERRRERRTQRLRQQLKNRRRQLRG, from the coding sequence ATGCGCTTCTCGATTGTATTTGTTCTTTCCGTCCTAGGATGTCTCCTGCTTATCCAGGAGGGCAGCAGTACCACAACCACATCTACAACTACAGACGCGaccacaaccacaactacCACGGCTTCATccgacaccaccaccaccaccactgacgctaccaccaccaccaccaccacgaccactgcctcctcctcgtcctcttcCTCTGCGGAGGCCAGGAGGCGCAGGCGTGCCCGTCGCCGCCGTCTGGCCCGTCAGCGCCAGCGCAGGGAACGCAGGAGGGAGCGCAGAACTCAAAGGTTGCGCCAGCAACTGAAGAATAGGCGCCGGCAGTTGCGCggataa
- the LOC120449648 gene encoding protein new-glue 1-like yields MRFSIVFVLSVLGCLLLIQEGSSTTTTSTTTDATTTTTTTASSDTTTTTTDATTTTTTTASSSSSSSAEARRRRRARRRRLARQRQRKERNRQRRTQRLRQQLENKRRQIKQLRG; encoded by the coding sequence ATGCGTTTCTCGATCGTATTTGTTCTTTCCGTCCTAGGATGCCTCCTGCTTATCCAGGAGGGCAGCAGTACCACAACCACATCTACAACTACAGACGCGaccacaaccacaactacCACGGCTTCATccgacaccaccaccaccaccactgacgctaccaccaccaccacgaccactgcctcctcctcgtcctcttcCTCTGCGGAGGCCAGGAGGCGCAGGCGTGCCCGTCGCCGCCGTCTGGCCCGTCAGCGCCAGCGCAAGGAGCGCAATAGGCAGCGCAGGACTCAAAGGTTGCGCCAGCAACTGGAGAATAAGCGCAGGCAGATCAAACAGTTGCGCGGATAA
- the LOC120449301 gene encoding protein new-glue 1, translated as MRFLFALVLGVLLCLLLAQEGSSTTTTTTTTDATTTTTTTASSDTTTTTTDSSSTTTTTASSSSSSSAEAKRRRRARRRRLARERRRRQERRQRQEKRRRRMEQLLARQRRLINQLQG; from the coding sequence ATGCGGTTCCTATTCGCTCTAGTCCTCGGCGTGCTCCTGTGCCTGCTCCTGGCTCAGGAGGGCAGTAGTACCACAACTACAACCACAACTACAGACGCGACCACAACTACAACTACCACGGCTTCATccgacaccaccaccaccaccactgaCTCCTCCAGCACCACCACGACCACtgcctcctcctcgtcctcttcCTCGGCGGAGGCCAAGAGGCGCAGACGTGCTCGCCGCCGTCGCCTGGCTCGTGAGCGCCGGCGTCGCCAGGAACGGAGGCAGCGCCAGGAAAAGAGGAGGCGCAGGATGGAGCAGCTGCTTGCCAGGCAGCGCCGCCTGATCAATCAGCTTCAGGGATAA